The window agattagggttaacttagcagatttattggattagggccctagaattcggccatggtgattcaaatccacttaggagaaggttttggcccacatatttttataaactgatttgtatacccaaatccacaaggattaggccttggaattcagaatcccaaagggattaggcctaggaaggtgcggctgatttaggggagagggtagcttggcttgcaaggcaaggtaaagccttctagaaaggtttgggcgccacttttctagggtttctagaaagaataggttttgtggcagatttgggccttctagactaggatgcttctagaaataggttctagaatgatccatttaagtccccatgtaattaggagtaagacatgataaggtttggataggataagatgagataaggtttggataatgttttggataattggataatgttggataaggttggataatgttttggataatgtttcctcttttcttgcactttccttatccactttgtccttagcttagttccttcctcttcttatcacatttccaacttcttgaagtccaaattcgtccatccatgttagcccacatgcaagctcaccaactagtgtccaaaatagctccaaaatgcaccaaaatgcactttcttgatactttaacccataggacctacaaacacacgaaattgagttgtaatacgacattaactaagaaataatagcacaaatgcacaagaataagctagttaagtcgcctaaatatgctcctatcatcggCTCAACCATATGGCAATACAGGATCCCATATTTGTTCAATGAATTGGCCAGATAAAGGCCCAATGCTTCCGGATCTGAATCCCCTGATTCCATATAGTTGGCAAATGGAGATAATCTAATTCCAACTTTATCCGCTCCTATCTCGTTAACAACAGCTTCAACGACTTCCAGAGCAAATCGACAACGATTCTCCATAGATCCACCATATTGGTCTGTTCGGTCATTCACTTCATCTTTCAGAAACTGATCAATAAGGTAGCCATGGGCCCCATGAATTTCCACTCCATCAAAGCCTGTATATCAGACAAACAATTTCAGTGCACCAAATATTATTTGAAATCTAGCATGAACTATTGTCACACATCTAGATCTAGTTAAACTGCAAATTAAATTATGCCTTTAATTGCATTCGGATTCTGGAAGAGATGGTTCGTTTGCTTATGTTGAAAGCAATTTTGGAGTTCTCGCAAATTTTATTTCGTACTTAAGCAAAGACAAATTACCAGCTTCCATAGCATTTCTTGCTGCAAGTCTGAAATCATTGACTATTTGTGGGATTTCATCTGTCCTTAATCGCCTTGGAGGAGTAAATTCAATAATATCAATGCCACTAGATGGTACTTGGGGGCTTAGTGGCTTGTCAGTAGAAGAGATTGGAGCTTGCCCATTCGGCTGAGATCCTGTAAGAAAATATAGATAGAATCACAATCTGAAAGATTTCCATTACAGGAATATCAAGAAAGCGTTCTAATGCTTCAATGGGCTAACTTTTCACTTATGGTCCGAACGCTTTCAACGACACAAAGTGAAGTCATATAAGTGTATGTTAGAAACGCACCGGTATTTGAAACCCTCCCAACATGCCCAATCTGACAGAAGAAGATGCCTCCTTTAGCATGAACAGCGTCTACAATGGGTTTCCATGCTTCAACTTGCCCCTTTCTCCATATACCGGGAGTGTCTGGGTACCTTCTTGtattaaagaaacaaaatgttaTCAAACTTTGAAATGAAGCACGTATACAATTAAATGTATGTTTtccatttaaaatttaacataaaagaAACTTGAAAAAAGCTAATGTTTGTGAAGTTACCCTTGAGCGGTGTCAGAAATTCCAGTGGCTTCAGCTATGAGAAGACCCCCATTAGATGTTCTCTGAGAGTAATATAAGATGGCATGCCGCTGAGGAACATTTCTGTATGATCTTTGTCTAGTCAATGGTGCTAAGACAACTCTGCAGAAGGCAGGGAAGAAGTATATTATCAGAATGCACCTACTGCATAGCCTATGACAAGTTAGATAGGAAGTATTATCAGATCTTGCTAAACAGCAAGATTTAAGTAATACGACGAAATATCCAGAAAGGAGACATACTTTTCCTAGTTTATTTGGTTTCAACATCTCGGGCTTACAGCGGATTTCAGTAACACCTGTCCTAGTTACAACGTAAATATACAATGAGCGTATTCTGCACGAGCTCCTAGGAATTCGACAATCAAACAATCTTGAACACAAAGAAAGTAATTCATAGCGGTAGACATCAATATAAACCGACGCAAAAGTTGCAGCAGAAACTCGCAAACGAAACCCTGGTCATCCAACCAATCAACTAAACGAATTCCTTGCTTTGCAAGTAACATGAACATGCAAATGTTACATAATAAACCATCCAATGAAGGTTGCTGcttttatttctgaaaattCAGGATTCTTGCATAGGCAAAAAAACATTTGACAATCACAAAAACTTCCCAGTAACCTGCAAGTTGCCCAAAAAATAAGCagtaatttcatttttcttgtaagAAAACCGGGATTTTCTGCAACCCTGTTTCCAAATGAACAAAACCCAACAGCCCAAATCTCAACTACTCCAGCAGAATAAGTCAACAAAATCTACGCAGAATGTGGAAGAATATAAATTGTAGAAAAGGTTGAGCCTGTGAGTTAAGTTACCTATgagaaagattgaagtttccaAGTTTGTAAGGAGCAAGGAGAGGGCTTGTGGGACCACCTACTTGAGCTTGATTAGTGGTAACCATTTCAATTCAACTGGGTTCACAGCTCgatccttattttttatttgatttgatatgCTCTCATATTGGGTATTTATACTGTTCGGGGAGGAGGCAGAGGCAGTGGTAGGCCGGGCGGCTCCTTTTGAAATGTTTGATGACGTTTGTAGTTACGTaatcgtgtttttttttttttttttttttgctttttttttctttttaaaattttgttatccACCGATGtgttaaatttaaa of the Pyrus communis chromosome 1, drPyrComm1.1, whole genome shotgun sequence genome contains:
- the LOC137727723 gene encoding putative 12-oxophytodienoate reductase 11, with translation MVTTNQAQVGGPTSPLLAPYKLGNFNLSHRVVLAPLTRQRSYRNVPQRHAILYYSQRTSNGGLLIAEATGISDTAQGYPDTPGIWRKGQVEAWKPIVDAVHAKGGIFFCQIGHVGRVSNTGSQPNGQAPISSTDKPLSPQVPSSGIDIIEFTPPRRLRTDEIPQIVNDFRLAARNAMEAGFDGVEIHGAHGYLIDQFLKDEVNDRTDQYGGSMENRCRFALEVVEAVVNEIGADKVGIRLSPFANYMESGDSDPEALGLYLANSLNKYGILYCHMVEPMIGAYLGDLTSLFLCICAIIS